The following are encoded together in the Desulfomicrobium escambiense DSM 10707 genome:
- a CDS encoding pseudouridine synthase, whose translation MSTFPHPAHLSPERLDKVLAANLGLGIRRSRALIEAGLVLVDGRPLAKGGLVLPGQLVSVAEPADAGPGVCDVAGVEVVFSAMGFAAISKPGGVHTVAGRGGNSLEGCLPGLGLTGWRLLNRLDLLTGGLVLAAAGEREAALYKGWQEAGQVRKWYLALAHGCVGELELTGLILDDKRRVVRVTGQEDEALRHTVVRPVHAVEGNTLVLVHILKGRRHQIRAHLAHAGHPLVGDPVYGVGEHGGLFLHHWRLDMPGFTAELPPEWDFVDVRAVEAVRLSFPAS comes from the coding sequence ATGAGCACGTTCCCGCACCCCGCACATCTTTCCCCCGAGCGGCTGGACAAGGTTCTGGCCGCCAATCTCGGCCTTGGGATCAGGCGCAGCCGGGCCTTGATCGAGGCCGGCCTGGTTCTGGTCGACGGCCGGCCGCTGGCCAAGGGCGGACTGGTGCTGCCCGGCCAGCTCGTCAGCGTTGCGGAACCGGCGGACGCGGGCCCAGGCGTCTGCGACGTCGCCGGCGTCGAGGTCGTTTTCAGCGCCATGGGGTTTGCGGCCATCTCCAAGCCCGGCGGGGTGCACACCGTGGCCGGGCGCGGCGGGAACAGCCTTGAAGGGTGCCTGCCGGGGCTGGGCCTGACCGGGTGGCGTCTCCTCAACCGTCTCGACCTGCTGACCGGCGGGCTGGTCCTGGCTGCCGCCGGGGAGCGGGAGGCCGCCCTGTACAAGGGGTGGCAGGAGGCCGGGCAGGTGCGCAAGTGGTACCTGGCCCTGGCCCATGGCTGCGTGGGGGAGCTTGAACTGACGGGGCTGATCCTGGACGACAAGCGCCGCGTGGTGCGCGTCACCGGGCAGGAAGACGAAGCCCTGCGCCATACGGTGGTCCGGCCGGTGCACGCCGTGGAGGGGAACACCCTGGTCCTGGTCCACATCCTCAAGGGGCGGCGGCACCAGATCCGCGCCCATCTGGCCCATGCCGGGCACCCCCTCGTCGGCGACCCCGTCTATGGCGTTGGCGAGCATGGCGGTCTTTTCCTGCACCACTGGAGGCTGGACATGCCTGGTTTCACGGCGGAACTGCCGCCGGAGTGGGACTTCGTCGATGTCCGCGCCGTCGAGGCGGTCCGTCTGTCCTTTCCTGCATCGTAA
- a CDS encoding HDOD domain-containing protein, whose protein sequence is MINLDKLSDRDLPPLKPMVIRLWQLLNAPNTRLQDIVEAMSAEPVLCARIMAISNSPMYRGLDEITSPQKALVRLGLNEVKGIVYYLTLADSVTKNAFPPSFSIRRFWTHSLSTALLSKKLIQYYPSLFPMSPEEQDGTYLAGLLHDIGYVVMATLMPGEFTVMTKIWEEGGRDPMDVEEKLFGVSHPLLSAKALKLWKFPKNVQLAVYAHHRAVAQDSPPSIMLIKLADYLATKAGYHFNPMFTADMKGLGVPLFLLENDYQPVVEEVALKVETLVNQAFA, encoded by the coding sequence ATGATCAATCTGGACAAACTCAGCGACCGGGATCTGCCCCCTCTCAAGCCGATGGTCATCCGGCTGTGGCAGCTCCTCAATGCCCCCAACACCCGTCTGCAGGACATCGTCGAGGCCATGAGCGCCGAGCCCGTCCTGTGCGCCCGGATCATGGCCATCTCCAACTCGCCCATGTACCGCGGCCTCGACGAGATCACCTCGCCGCAGAAGGCGCTTGTGCGGCTGGGTCTGAACGAGGTCAAGGGCATCGTCTACTACCTGACCCTGGCCGACTCGGTCACCAAGAACGCATTCCCGCCCTCGTTCTCCATACGGCGTTTCTGGACCCACAGCCTGAGCACGGCCCTCTTGTCCAAGAAGCTCATCCAGTACTACCCGAGCCTCTTTCCCATGTCCCCGGAAGAACAGGACGGGACGTATCTGGCCGGGCTGCTGCACGACATCGGGTACGTGGTCATGGCCACCCTGATGCCCGGAGAGTTCACCGTGATGACAAAGATCTGGGAAGAGGGTGGACGGGACCCCATGGACGTCGAAGAGAAACTCTTCGGCGTCAGCCACCCGCTCCTGAGCGCCAAGGCCCTCAAGCTCTGGAAATTCCCGAAAAACGTCCAGCTCGCGGTCTACGCCCATCACCGTGCGGTGGCCCAGGACTCCCCCCCCTCCATCATGCTCATCAAGCTGGCGGACTACCTCGCCACCAAGGCCGGGTACCACTTCAACCCCATGTTCACGGCGGACATGAAGGGCCTCGGCGTCCCGCTCTTCCTGCTCGAAAACGACTACCAGCCCGTGGTCGAGGAAGTGGCCCTGAAGGTGGAGACGCTCGTCAACCAGGCCTTCGCCTGA
- a CDS encoding DUF1499 domain-containing protein has product MFRIAPCLALAVCLGLASCAAAGPSGPDGGRLRACPGSPNCVNSEEGSAPPLPVIGEDGWARLREAIVSLGGSIEREEGGYLHATFRSRLFGFMDDLECRRDGDVVQVRSASRTGWWDLGVNRRRVESLRRALGDATGK; this is encoded by the coding sequence ATGTTCCGGATTGCCCCGTGTCTTGCCCTTGCGGTCTGTCTGGGCCTGGCGTCCTGCGCCGCGGCCGGGCCTTCGGGACCGGACGGCGGCAGGCTGCGCGCCTGTCCCGGTTCGCCCAACTGCGTGAACTCTGAAGAAGGGAGCGCCCCGCCCCTGCCCGTGATCGGCGAAGACGGCTGGGCGCGGCTGCGCGAGGCGATCGTCTCGCTCGGCGGCAGCATCGAGCGAGAGGAGGGCGGGTACCTGCACGCCACCTTCCGTTCCCGCCTCTTTGGCTTCATGGACGATCTGGAATGCCGCCGGGACGGCGATGTGGTTCAGGTGCGCTCGGCTTCGCGCACTGGCTGGTGGGACCTGGGCGTCAACAGGCGGCGGGTGGAGAGCCTCCGGCGGGCGCTGGGGGATGCGACGGGGAAGTAG
- a CDS encoding HD domain-containing phosphohydrolase codes for MTSSFHVLVVDDEPALREICEEALGGAGYRVTLAANGQEALAKACERCFDLVISDLRMPAMNGQDLLSQIRQRNIDSDFLVITGYGTTETAVDLMKNGAADYIAKPFDIKHLLLRVRSVMEQRRLRKEQEKLSAVVRMLGLSKRLGSQLNHLAVVEEFLSHLRENFTPDAICLLMPEMMEQKPCRIQGRLLETSELLRVFVTKLCDKIMRHGRSYLLDQFTLRQSSFNTAFFPQGFPYSVMAVPLDLPHKRVGVIALVRDEKNALYREQDLQLLGVFASHTASALQNSHLYSRLRTMNQDVIRSFAQAVEVKDYYTRGHSERVAEYACRLARALGLGTKEIDLLHMAGMLHDIGKIGIPDHILNKPGALTEDEYEIMKRHSVMGREILGQVEAMKDITGLIYHHHERLDGQGYPDGLAGDEIPFLARIICLADSYEAMTSNRAYRQALPMDKVMYALERGAGTQWDRELTVAWMSIVEREKPGYPQQ; via the coding sequence TCGATCTGGTCATCAGCGACCTGCGCATGCCCGCCATGAACGGCCAGGATCTCCTCAGCCAGATCCGGCAGCGCAACATCGACTCGGACTTCCTGGTCATCACCGGCTACGGCACCACCGAGACGGCCGTGGACCTCATGAAGAACGGGGCGGCCGACTACATCGCCAAGCCCTTCGACATCAAGCACCTGCTGCTGCGCGTGCGCTCGGTCATGGAGCAGCGCCGGCTGCGCAAGGAGCAGGAGAAGCTCTCGGCCGTGGTGCGCATGCTTGGCCTGAGCAAGCGCCTGGGCAGCCAGCTCAACCATCTGGCCGTGGTCGAGGAGTTCCTGAGCCACCTGCGCGAGAATTTCACGCCCGACGCCATCTGCCTGCTCATGCCGGAGATGATGGAGCAAAAGCCCTGCCGCATCCAGGGGCGGCTTTTGGAAACGAGCGAACTGCTGCGCGTCTTCGTGACGAAGCTGTGCGACAAGATCATGCGCCACGGCCGCTCCTACCTGCTGGACCAGTTCACCTTGCGGCAATCCTCCTTCAACACCGCCTTTTTCCCGCAGGGCTTCCCGTATTCCGTCATGGCCGTGCCCCTGGACCTGCCGCACAAGCGGGTCGGCGTCATCGCCCTGGTGCGCGACGAGAAAAACGCCCTGTACCGCGAGCAGGACCTCCAGCTTCTGGGAGTCTTCGCCTCGCACACGGCCTCGGCACTGCAGAACTCGCACCTCTATTCGCGCCTGCGGACCATGAACCAGGACGTGATCCGCTCCTTTGCCCAGGCCGTGGAGGTCAAGGACTACTACACCCGCGGGCACTCCGAACGCGTGGCCGAGTACGCCTGCCGGCTGGCGCGGGCGCTGGGGCTGGGGACCAAGGAGATCGACCTTCTGCACATGGCCGGCATGCTGCACGACATCGGCAAGATCGGCATCCCCGACCACATCCTGAACAAGCCGGGAGCCCTGACCGAGGACGAGTACGAGATCATGAAGCGCCACAGCGTCATGGGCCGCGAGATTCTCGGCCAGGTCGAGGCCATGAAGGACATCACGGGCCTCATCTACCACCACCACGAGCGTCTGGACGGCCAGGGCTACCCCGATGGCCTGGCCGGCGACGAGATCCCCTTCCTGGCCCGCATCATCTGCCTGGCCGACAGCTACGAGGCCATGACCTCCAACCGCGCCTACCGGCAGGCCCTGCCCATGGACAAGGTCATGTACGCACTCGAACGCGGGGCCGGCACGCAGTGGGACCGGGAACTGACCGTGGCCTGGATGTCCATCGTGGAGCGGGAAAAGCCCGGCTACCCCCAGCAATGA
- the rsmD gene encoding 16S rRNA (guanine(966)-N(2))-methyltransferase RsmD, which produces MRIISGEYRGRRIRTTEGPGYRPATGKVRESLFSMLESQGVAWGGTRVADIFAGSGSLGIEALSRGAAEAVFVEKAAHAAALIRSNLDELGVARQRFRIVKGDAARWLGGDGTGSFGLVFIDPPYGKDLFLPALRLLLDRNVLAREGLLCAEVEAGLAFDAPPHPDLALLRDKLYGQTRICIWRRNQSASPSTPAPSTPSTTDT; this is translated from the coding sequence GTGCGCATCATCTCCGGGGAGTACCGCGGCAGGCGCATCCGCACCACCGAGGGGCCGGGCTACCGCCCGGCCACGGGCAAGGTGCGCGAGTCCCTCTTCTCCATGCTCGAATCCCAGGGCGTGGCCTGGGGCGGGACGAGGGTGGCCGACATCTTCGCCGGCAGCGGCTCCCTGGGGATCGAGGCCCTGAGCCGCGGCGCGGCGGAAGCGGTCTTTGTCGAGAAGGCCGCCCACGCCGCGGCCCTCATCCGCTCCAACCTCGATGAGCTGGGCGTCGCGCGGCAGCGTTTCCGGATCGTCAAGGGCGACGCCGCGCGCTGGCTGGGTGGGGACGGTACGGGCTCCTTCGGGCTGGTCTTCATCGACCCGCCCTACGGCAAGGACCTTTTTCTGCCGGCTCTGAGGCTGCTGCTTGACCGAAACGTCCTGGCGCGCGAAGGGCTGCTGTGCGCCGAGGTGGAGGCGGGGTTGGCCTTCGACGCCCCCCCGCACCCGGACCTGGCGCTCCTTCGCGACAAACTCTACGGACAGACAAGGATTTGCATATGGCGCAGAAATCAGAGCGCATCGCCGTCTACCCCGGCACCTTCGACCCCTTCCACAACGGACACCTGA
- a CDS encoding MBL fold metallo-hydrolase RNA specificity domain-containing protein, translating to MKITFLGAARTVTGSCYVLECEHARFAIDCGMHQGNRVIEARNWDENGVYRPEALDFILLTHAHIDHSGLLPRLAAKGFKGRVHTTAPTRDLLTIMLEDSARIQETDAQWRSTKKLRAGDRPVEPLYTVEQAQKVLKQLKIEEYNTSFEPAPGIRVVFNDAGHILGSAFIELWVKEGDEETKLVFSGDLGRPNQLLVRNPQTVEHADFLFLESTYGSRNHKNETQSRQELAEAIAYSYERGEKVIIPAFAVERTQELLYSFYLLRKEGKLPENLPVYVDSPLAIKATEIFRRHWDYYDHETKERVKNGENPLELPNLRYTLTAEESRAINTSQGPAIVIAGSGMANAGRIKHHLRHNIWKPGASIVFVGFQAEGTPGRRIVDGAQTIRILGEELSVKAKVFTIGGFSGHAGQSQILDWLSHFRNPDVQIYLVHGEHSGQKVLAELIREKFKYAVHIPDYLDECLLEKGGRFELTARPSLAAPRIDWEYLLEETTDKLDQVRERVEFIQRMGLSNQVEIRGNLLDINARFTSILSELMFEQKRKNGKA from the coding sequence ATGAAGATAACGTTTCTTGGCGCGGCCCGGACCGTGACGGGCTCATGCTACGTGCTCGAATGCGAACACGCCCGTTTCGCCATAGATTGCGGCATGCATCAGGGCAACAGGGTCATCGAGGCGCGCAACTGGGACGAGAACGGCGTGTACCGTCCCGAAGCCCTCGATTTCATTCTTCTGACCCACGCCCACATCGACCATTCCGGGCTGCTGCCGCGCCTGGCGGCCAAGGGGTTCAAGGGCCGGGTGCACACCACCGCGCCGACCCGCGACCTGCTGACCATCATGCTCGAGGACAGCGCCCGCATCCAGGAGACCGACGCCCAGTGGCGCAGCACCAAGAAGCTGCGCGCCGGCGACCGGCCCGTGGAGCCCCTCTACACCGTGGAGCAGGCCCAGAAGGTCCTGAAGCAGCTGAAAATCGAGGAGTACAACACGTCATTCGAGCCGGCCCCCGGCATCCGCGTGGTCTTCAACGACGCGGGGCACATCCTGGGCTCGGCCTTCATCGAGCTGTGGGTCAAGGAGGGGGACGAGGAGACCAAGCTCGTCTTTTCCGGCGACCTGGGTCGCCCCAACCAGCTTCTGGTCCGCAACCCGCAGACCGTGGAGCACGCCGATTTCCTCTTTCTGGAGTCGACCTACGGCAGCCGCAACCACAAGAACGAGACCCAGAGCCGGCAGGAACTGGCAGAGGCCATCGCCTACAGCTACGAGCGCGGCGAGAAGGTCATCATCCCGGCCTTCGCCGTGGAGCGCACCCAGGAACTGCTGTACTCCTTCTATCTGCTGCGCAAGGAGGGGAAACTGCCCGAGAACCTGCCCGTCTACGTGGACAGCCCCCTGGCCATCAAGGCCACCGAAATCTTCCGTCGGCATTGGGACTATTACGACCACGAGACCAAGGAGCGGGTCAAGAACGGCGAGAACCCCCTGGAACTGCCCAACCTGCGCTACACCCTGACGGCCGAGGAGTCCCGGGCCATCAACACCTCCCAGGGTCCGGCCATCGTGATCGCCGGCAGCGGCATGGCCAATGCGGGGCGCATCAAGCATCACCTGCGGCACAACATCTGGAAGCCGGGCGCGTCCATCGTCTTCGTCGGGTTCCAGGCCGAGGGCACGCCGGGCAGGCGCATCGTCGACGGCGCCCAGACCATCCGCATCCTGGGGGAGGAGCTTTCGGTCAAGGCCAAGGTCTTCACTATCGGCGGCTTTTCGGGGCACGCCGGGCAGTCGCAGATCCTCGACTGGCTGTCCCACTTCCGCAATCCCGATGTGCAGATCTACCTGGTCCACGGCGAGCATTCCGGGCAGAAGGTCCTGGCCGAGCTGATCCGCGAGAAGTTCAAGTACGCCGTGCACATCCCGGACTATCTGGACGAGTGCCTGTTGGAGAAGGGCGGGCGTTTCGAGCTGACGGCGCGTCCGTCCCTGGCCGCCCCGCGCATCGATTGGGAATACCTGCTGGAGGAGACGACCGACAAGCTGGATCAGGTCCGGGAGCGGGTGGAGTTCATCCAGCGCATGGGCCTGTCCAACCAGGTGGAGATCCGCGGCAACCTGCTGGATATCAACGCGCGCTTCACCTCCATCCTTTCGGAGCTGATGTTCGAGCAGAAGCGCAAGAACGGTAAGGCCTAG
- a CDS encoding Smr/MutS family protein: MHNPFKSLEKDPGLKARMKKRRKPAATALAPAEGPREKSEDELFLHAFSDVVPLNKGGRDVAPAAAPPQAAPAPPPTFARLLEENIEFEMDYTHEFITGQIRGLDPKILRKLKGGEFSVQAHLDLHGMNADQAKLAVLDFLRRCYMEGKRCVLLIPGRGRNSPMGQGVLRQELTAWLTQAPLKRVVLAFTTALPKHGGSGAIYLLLRQVRKDRGKIVWEDVFVDLDG, encoded by the coding sequence ATGCATAATCCTTTCAAATCGCTGGAAAAAGATCCAGGCCTCAAGGCCAGGATGAAAAAACGACGCAAGCCCGCGGCCACGGCGCTCGCTCCGGCCGAAGGCCCTCGGGAAAAATCCGAGGACGAGCTCTTCCTGCACGCCTTCTCCGACGTGGTCCCCCTGAACAAGGGCGGCCGCGACGTGGCACCGGCGGCGGCTCCGCCCCAGGCGGCCCCCGCCCCTCCGCCGACCTTCGCCCGGCTGCTGGAGGAGAACATTGAGTTCGAGATGGACTACACCCACGAGTTCATCACCGGGCAGATCCGGGGGCTGGACCCCAAGATCTTACGCAAGCTCAAGGGCGGGGAGTTCAGCGTGCAGGCCCACCTGGACCTGCACGGCATGAACGCCGACCAGGCCAAGCTCGCTGTCCTTGACTTTCTGCGGCGCTGCTACATGGAAGGCAAGCGCTGCGTGCTGCTCATCCCAGGGCGCGGCCGCAACTCCCCCATGGGCCAGGGCGTGCTGCGCCAAGAGCTGACCGCCTGGCTGACCCAGGCCCCCCTGAAGCGCGTCGTGCTGGCCTTCACCACCGCCCTGCCCAAGCACGGCGGCAGCGGGGCCATCTATCTCCTGCTGCGCCAGGTGCGCAAGGACAGGGGCAAGATCGTCTGGGAAGACGTCTTCGTCGATCTGGACGGCTGA
- the ftsY gene encoding signal recognition particle-docking protein FtsY, producing MGFFSRIKKLWGSETETQPQASAPPQAPEAPERPKAAPPHEGAPTPPEPPRREAQTPEPTQAVPADEATRDAKPAKPTEPQQPAEPARKEGGWRRLFGFGGEETTETAPVPTEPAVLFQEKPTAKAALEPWQQALVQALGEAEPKLSTWMTHILDGVTKRGDALWGRLRFLFAQLDVPTAEAEDFIARFDTWLSDMDYDHVDEFRSELQYRMALALELEDEEDERNRLFLKLSAGLGKTREQLTMRIDRLLSMAGGYDDAFWEELEEILLMADVGVSATQELLKRLRPKVRQAGGRDAADFKALLKEELAAVFLEPKAPTVPQAPEVVLMIGVNGAGKTTTIAKLAHRAQMQGRKVLVAAGDTFRAAAIEQLQVWSKRVGAGFYAKTHGSDPAAVAFEAVDYAMKEGYDLVFVDTAGRLQTKHNLMEELKKINRVLGKKLDGAPHRTVLVLDATTGQNALSQVKLFSQASPVDEVILTKLDGTAKGGIIVAIALEFKIPISFVGLGEKMEDLRPFSGQEFASALFD from the coding sequence ATGGGCTTTTTCTCCCGCATCAAGAAACTCTGGGGCTCCGAAACCGAAACGCAGCCCCAGGCCTCCGCGCCGCCGCAGGCCCCAGAGGCTCCGGAACGTCCCAAAGCAGCCCCCCCGCATGAAGGGGCCCCGACACCGCCCGAGCCGCCCCGCCGCGAAGCGCAAACTCCGGAACCCACCCAGGCTGTCCCGGCCGACGAAGCGACGCGGGACGCCAAGCCCGCAAAGCCCACGGAGCCGCAGCAACCTGCCGAGCCCGCGCGCAAGGAAGGCGGCTGGCGCAGGCTTTTCGGTTTCGGCGGCGAAGAGACCACGGAAACGGCGCCCGTCCCGACGGAGCCGGCCGTGCTCTTCCAGGAAAAGCCCACGGCCAAGGCCGCCCTGGAGCCCTGGCAGCAGGCCCTGGTGCAGGCCCTCGGCGAGGCCGAGCCCAAGCTTTCGACCTGGATGACGCACATCCTGGACGGCGTGACCAAACGCGGCGACGCCCTGTGGGGCCGCCTGCGCTTTCTGTTCGCGCAGTTGGACGTGCCGACGGCCGAGGCCGAAGATTTCATCGCCCGCTTCGACACGTGGCTTTCGGACATGGACTACGACCATGTGGACGAGTTCCGTTCGGAACTGCAGTACCGCATGGCCCTGGCCCTGGAGCTGGAGGACGAGGAGGACGAGCGCAACCGCCTCTTCCTGAAGCTCTCGGCGGGCCTGGGCAAGACGCGCGAGCAGCTGACCATGCGCATCGACAGGCTCCTGTCCATGGCCGGAGGCTACGACGACGCCTTCTGGGAGGAGTTGGAGGAAATCCTGCTCATGGCCGATGTGGGCGTCAGCGCCACGCAGGAGCTGCTGAAGCGCCTGCGGCCCAAGGTCCGCCAGGCGGGCGGGCGCGACGCTGCGGACTTCAAGGCCCTGCTCAAGGAGGAACTGGCCGCGGTCTTCCTGGAGCCCAAGGCCCCCACGGTGCCCCAGGCGCCCGAGGTGGTGCTCATGATCGGCGTCAACGGCGCGGGCAAGACCACGACCATCGCCAAGCTGGCCCACCGCGCCCAGATGCAGGGCCGCAAGGTCCTGGTGGCGGCCGGCGACACCTTCCGCGCCGCGGCCATCGAGCAGCTGCAGGTCTGGTCCAAGCGGGTCGGGGCCGGCTTCTACGCCAAGACCCACGGCAGTGACCCGGCGGCCGTGGCCTTCGAAGCCGTGGATTACGCCATGAAGGAGGGTTACGACCTGGTCTTCGTGGATACGGCCGGACGCCTGCAGACCAAGCACAACCTCATGGAGGAGCTGAAAAAGATAAACCGCGTCCTGGGCAAGAAACTCGACGGCGCGCCCCACCGCACCGTCCTGGTGCTGGACGCCACCACGGGCCAGAACGCCCTGTCCCAGGTCAAGCTCTTCTCCCAGGCCTCGCCCGTGGACGAGGTCATCCTGACCAAGCTCGACGGCACGGCCAAGGGCGGCATCATCGTGGCCATCGCCCTGGAGTTCAAGATCCCCATCAGCTTCGTGGGACTGGGCGAAAAGATGGAAGACCTGCGCCCCTTCTCGGGCCAGGAATTCGCCAGCGCCCTCTTCGACTGA